The genomic window agaatttcaaatattttggcATCTGGGTAGGAGAGATACTCTAAAGAGATAACCTTCATGAATCCATTCAAATTATGCTATGTGGATGACTGTCTACTTTGCTTATACATTAAGCTTGTTTTGTATCTAAAAGTCTCCTTTAGTttgtttcttaaacatttttccacTAGTTTAAATTTACTTATGTCCTTGATTGCTCTCTGTGCATGAGAGAGCCTGGTCTAACAGATAGAGAGctagacccgagttcaaatgttacCTCTCTGGCATTAGATATGGTGACCTTACATTAATTGAGGTAGTACCTCAGCCAACTCCCCAGAACTTAACTATTCACTTATAGCTCTGATTGGTGAAAATTCCCTACAGCTAATGGAATTTGGTGTTAGGTGACCAAAATCTGATTCTGCTACTTTTTGCCTGCATAATGTTGTCAAAACAGCATGACCTCTTTCAGTCAATTTCTTCATCCCTAAAATTGAAAGAGTTGGTCCCTTCTTGCTCTGAAATTCTaggaatcattcattcattcaacaagtgcTTATTTAGTATCCTCTATATTCAAGGCATGTGTTGAGCACTATTACAGAAAATGCaaagatttataaaacataatTCCTGATATCAAGGAATTTATACTTTTGTCTTAAGTAGATCATAACATTTGCATATAGAGATTTGGTATCTCTCCATGTGCAAACATTAAGTACCCAAAGgctatttattatatgttaaagTTCTAATGAACCCAATAAATTTAATCTGAATCAGACTAAGTTCTACTAGTTCTACTAGAAGACatgtaataaaatgttattttagaaAACCTCACAAGTTCTCAACAAGTTAAGtgaatgataattattttttcctatttaaaaatgaaaaaagggaggccaaggaaataattatttagaaaagTTGCTTGGCACAATGCCTACTCAGAAAATGTGTTAACTTGTATTTGTAGTAGAGTTTGAACTTCTGACGAGAAACTAATTGTAGTATTTCAGGTccaccatgatgaaaaaatgttcctTCATTTGTGCTCATtattaaatgaagttttcctcttttttaaaaacttgttttataatttcttaattttccaGGCAGGAAGACATCATGGAAGAGTTTGAATATCTCTTTGATGATTCTGAGAATTACACCTATTCCTTCGAGTATTCTCAAGAAGAGCAGGAATTGGAAGAGAAGGCTCACCTGGGAACTGTACAGTGGATTTCTCTTGTGTTATATAGCTTAGCATTTGTCCTTGGGGTGCCAGGAAATGCCATTGTCATCTGGTTCACAGGGTTTAAGTGGAAAAAGACAGTTGCCACTCTCTGGTTCCTCAATCTGGCCATTGCGGATTTGATTTTTGTTCTCTTCCTGCCTCTTTACATCTCCTACGTGGCCATGAATTTCCATTGGCCCTTTGGCACCTGGCTGTGTAAAGCCAATTCCTTCATTGCCTTGTTGAACATGTTTGCCAGTGTGTTCTTCCTCACGGTGATCAGCCTGGACCGTTACATTCATCTGATTCACCCCATCTTCTCTCAACGTTACCGAACGCTAAAGAATGCCCTTTTTGTCATTGGTCTAGTCTGGCTGATGGCATTTATGATCGCTGGTCCTGCCTTGTACTTCAGAGAGACTCTGAACTTCAATAACCACACTATCTGCTACAACAACTTCCACCAGAATGATACCAGCATTATTTTAATGAGGCACCACGTTCTGACCTGgataaaatttgtttttggttACCTCCTTCCCCTGCTCACCATGATCATTTGTTATTCACTGCTTGTCCTCCAGGTGAAGAAGAGAGCGACTTTAACGTCCAGCAAGCACTTCTGGACAATACTGGCCGTGGTGCTGGCCTTCATAATTTGTTGGACCCCCTTTCACCTCTTCAGCATCTGGGAGCTCTCAATTCACCACAGCAACCACTTCCACCATGTGCTTCAGGCAGGACTTCCCCTCTCTACTGGTTTAGCTTTCTTCAACAGTTGCCTGAACCCTCTTCTTTATGTCTTAATTAGTAAGAAGTTCCAGACTCGCTTCCGGACTTCAGTTGCTGAGCTCTTAAAACATACATTACGGGAGGTTAGCTGGTCAGGAACAATGACTGAACAGTTTAAACACTCAGAGACTAAGAATCTCTGCCTCCTAGAAATGACTCAGTGAGGGAGAATCACAAAATTAAAGCTTAAACAATATAAAACTAAAGAAAGCCAAATTGACTATGACACGACACTTGAGTAAGAAGCAactgattttactgataaaataCTTAAGGCAGGCAAATACTGGCTGATTAACAACTTTTTTAGCTTCTGTGTGTGACTCTTGACAGGGATATCTTTGAATCAAATCTAATTATAAGATATCCAGTGAGTCATTTTTCTATCTGTTGACTGaggtgaccccatttagggttgtCACAGACGTGGGAAGAAGCTTGTTTAATTTGATTCTTATTATGCTATACTGACATAGTCTTTGATGttgaagtattttattattttcttagaaTAACTTAAAAGATCTTGGAGTTTATTAATTAAGATCTTTCCAAGAATGTTAAGTTATATGTGGCTTctaatattaattttcatttttgccaatagGCTCACAGACATAGCCACAAAATTACTAATAGGTTTATTCTTAAGTGTATGTCATTCATGCATTTTCCCCATAGCATAGATGTTATATTCatgaaaaaatttattattacaaatataaCTAGATCCTTAAaactgtgtgtgtatgagagagagattGAGTGAATGTTAAGAACATCAAAAAGCCACGGATTGACATCTAAGTAAACAATAAACTTGGTCAAAAGATAATGGGAAAAATATAGAATGTGAAGTCAAAAAGCCTGGGACTCAATATTGAATTTGATTCTACCAGTTCCATGATattagacaagttacttaactactctgggtctcagttatttatttttacaattaaaaagttggaacaaaagataaaCTGTAGGGATTCCTTTTCCCACAATCCTATAAGttcataaaatgaaggatttgatgACACAACTTCATTCCACTACTTCTccatattgtgattttttttaaaagtccaatgCAAAAGTcatctcaaataaaaaaaaacaactcattttaacaaagtaagtacctactgtatacaAGGCATCATATagacaaaagggaaataaataattCCTGCCTATAGGGAGCTTATGGTCCACTGGAGAGTCATGAGGCTCTCCTATTTTGTGGAGATTGATCTCCACCCCAAGAAGTAGAGTTGgtaagagttagaaaaaaatgacatcctGGTCTTTTGGCTTCCAATTTCAAGAGAGAAGTTATGTCATTTCAGAATCTCTTCAGGTTGCTGAAGAGAGAAAGATCCAGGAAGACCTTCTTCTGAGAAGAAGTTGACATATATAGAAGccgtcatttcaatcatgtccctATTCCTAGTTTACAACACTAGAGACTGGAAATTTCCCCTTGGATGAGATCTGAGACTCTCTTAGTTGAGATGAATTACCTCACTCTCAAAGAGAAAGCCCATTCCTCCTGTGTTTTTTCTGGTATAATCTCATATGTATGCCTTTTTTGatttctgattactctcttttgAATAAATGGATTTATCCCCTATTTGCTACATGTCTTTAATTAACTGACATCTGCCAAGAAGAATGGAGCCTTGGATATATAGCTTATAGccctttttcctttaagaaacaaAGATAAGGAGTTCAGCTTGAACTAAACATTATTTCCCTAtattaacaataaatatttaaatatttcagatAGATATAATTGTAGCCtagttctctgtgtgtgtctctgtgtccctGCGTGTCTccctgtttctgtgtctctgtctgtcattttctgtctgtctgtctctgtctgtctctgtctctctctctcaaaaaaacaCAGTGGTCTGCTTCTCCTCCCAGCAGGATACAAAGCCTCCCTTGGAGAAGGATTGAGATTTAATGGGaagaagagaatctagaattatCTTTTCTGAACTCCCTGCAAGTCATTTAGACACATAGGCATATATAACCTACATGTAAAAAACTACAACAGTATGTACTAAAtagtatcaatttttaaaattctttttttataaagctttttattttcaaaacatatcacagataatttttcaatattgatccttgcatagtttcatattttcccctctttcctcccaccccctcccctagatggcaagcaattcaatatatgtcaaacatgttaaaatatatgttaaatccattatgcataaacatatttatacaattttcttgctgcacaagagaaatcagatcaaaaaaagaaagtaaatgagaaagaaaacaaaatgcaaggaaacaacaagaaaagagtgagaatgctatgttgtgatccacactcagttcccacagttctctctctgcgtgtggatggctctctccatcacaagatcttGGGAACtatcctgaatcatctcattgttgagaagaaccatgaccattgtcatatagtcttcttgttgccatgtacaatgatctcctgcttctgctcatttcactcagtatcaatttatgtaagtctcttcaggcctctctgaaatcagccacctaaacatttcttatagtacaataatattccataacattcatataccataatttgttcaaccattctccaattgatgagcatccactcagttccagtttctggccactacaaagagggctgccacaaacatttttgcacatgtgggtccctttcctttaagatctctttgggatataggcccagtagtagcactgctggataaaagggtattcacagtttgataactttttgagcacagttctaaattgctctccagaatggttggatccatttacaattccaccaacaatgcatcagtgtcccagttttcccacatcccctccaacattattcattatcttttcctgtcatcttagccaatctgagaggtgtgtagtagtgtctcagagttgttttaatttgcatttctctggtcaataatgatttagaagagcaccttttcatatgactagaaatggttttaatttcatcatctgaaaattgtctgttcatatcctttgaccatttatcaattggagaatggcttggattcttataaattcgagtcaattccctatatattttagagatgaggcctttatcggaactcttaaatgtaaaaagttatttctcttcttatcttgTCTGCTAAGTAAGTAGTATCAATTTTAGAAGCAAGAAGTACAAATAACTGAATGGTGAATGATAGATAGGCAAAGTCTGTGTAAGTCCTGGGAATTTGAGCTATGTTCTAAAGGAAGCTAGAAGTTCTGTTCTTCAATTGGTCAACAAATTTTCATTAAGgacttactatattccaggcattaAGTTATAAGGAAGCAAAACATTGTCCTTATCTTCAagtaacttacattctaatgtaagtgaaacatgcaaataactatcatataaaataaatactaaataaataaaaggaaatctcagagggaaggcagtaACAATATTAGGGGAAGAAGGATGATGAGATGTGACCAGGAAAGAAAGGGGTTTAGTCCAAACATAGGAGGAAAGCAGGAGTACAGAAGTATAAAGATAGAACAGTTAAGTATGTTAATATAGTTGATTGTAGGGTCTGTAGAGGGGGATCATGTAAGAAAGcttagaaaagtaggaagaagcCAGTTTGTGAAGGGTTTTCAAGGTCAAATGTGGAAGATtatgtttgatcctggaggtgacaggGAGCCACTGGGTTAGGTTGAGAATGAGAGAGGGTAACATGATCAAATGATTTAGAAACATTACTCTTGCAGCTGAggggaggatggattggaatggagagAGATTCAAGGCTAAGAGACtaattagaatattattgttatacagacatgaaataaattaaaattttgttactAGTTTATACACAGGTATACACATTTATCagattatacacagtaacagcaagattatataataatcaactatgatagacttagctcttctcagcaatatagtgatccaacaCAATTTCAACAAATTTGGGacggaaaatgccattcacatccagagagagaattatggagactgaatgaatgtggatcaaagaataatatttccccctttctattattgttattgtttgttcttgtgggggttttcccccttttggtctgatttttcatgtacaatatgacaaatatggaaatatgtttaaaatgattatatatgtatagcttatgtcaaattgcttgctatcttggggactgggaggaaaaaaagggagggaaaaatttttggaattcaaaatcttacaaaaattaatgtcaGGGCATTTGTGAAAgccaaatattaaaaaagagacaCAGCAAAAATTCATGATTTCATGTGCTATATGTGATCATTGAAAGAGTTCATTTTGGAAGGGAGTGTTTGTTGAGAAAAAGTTAAGAAGTTAGTAAGTTAAGAAAAGTAAAAGTTGTTGTAGGGGCAACCTGGCATAGAGGAAAGAACTTTCAGgtagaaaacttgaattcatatTATAAAGCTGTTTTTCCTATTATAAGGCTGTTTTCCCTCAGCAATTCCTATTTCaagctattttaaaatgaaattaagtaaCAGATccctcttttcttattgccaCTGTTAATTTGAACTTTTGATTCCTCTAACAGAGCTAAGAAATCAGAACTAACAGTACCAGTTTTGTTTCTGAGCAGTTTCACCCAAAGACTATAACAAATAATCCAAATGCCAACATGCATTAAACCATTTACTTAATGATTTTGAAACCCCAGATGAAGAATGCTTGCAGTGTATTAGAGCACATTAAATTTCAAGTTTATAGACACCAACTCTTTGATTCTTGaaattcctgagtttaaatctaattttcagtttttaaaatatgccCGTGGTCtaggggcaaggaaaaaaaaaaaaggcaagaagaaaaatgttctccattaaataaattaaatgaaagcaCTAAATGCAGGGTCTCTAATAGGAACCCCTAAGTCCATAATTAGGATCATATTATAAAGAGCCCTGGgtttaaatcttgtgtgatctcagacaaaatcacttaactttgctgaaactcagttttctcatttgtaagggGGTTGGATAAAATAGCTGCCAAAATCCCTTCCAGCCCTATATTCAAAAAAACTACGAAAATGAGCAATTATAGATTGATAGATCTGAAAGGAGCCTTAGACATCCTCTGCACCTGACtccttatttcatagatgatgaaattgaaaatctttAGTAGTCTGTTGTCTAATTCATCCATTTATAGCCAGGCAGACTCTACTGGAATCATCCTCAATAAGAAAGACCAGTTTTGTTTATAAAGATGAAAAGCCGATTTCTCAATCTTTTCTGGTAGCAAAAGCATTAATACTGGAAGTTCACATTTCTTCAGTAATTTGTAATTCATAAAGTTGATTCTTCACACCAACTTAAAGACCTAAATAGCTCTCATAGGTATAATTATActtatcttacaaatgagaatagtgagattcagagaggttaaataataacaatacacCTCCCCACAAACACCCTACagggtgagggacagggaaattaTCACTAAGAGACATAAAGAAATAAGTAAGGAGAAAAGACCTAGTTGTCCTTAATAAATGAAAGATGAACTACATCCTCAAGTACTAGAAAGCTCTCAGATGTGATCTCTCAGCCATTATCTGTACTATTTGAAAGATCATATAAAAGAGGCGGGACATaagattggagaagggaaaattgtcctgattttTAGAAAGTAATGGGTTTAAATTACAGGACAAATAACTTGATTTCACTTCCTGAGAAATTGGGTCACTAAAGGGATGGTAAATGAATTCTAGAAAAGAGAAGCAATgattataaagaaagagaaaagtgtgACCATCAAAAAAGAGgttgtaatttgttttctttttttgataagaATATTAAACTAGTAACAGAAGGGAATGCTGTGGATATAAATTACTTGGACTCAACTAAACTTTTGATAAGTTATCTCATGCAATTCTTATGAAGAAGATGGAGTAATGTAattaactttttccacttgcaaccccttttcaccccgagaaatttttatgtgacccagaTATGTAGTAATATAAACTAGGTATatatatcaaacatttacttataataaatcataaagaaatttatttttaaaaattctttggtacacatataattttaccatttattaaagatgaaagcaaaaatTCATGATTTCATGTGCTATATGTGATAATTGAAAGAGTTCATTTTGGGAGGGAGTGTTTGTTGAGATAGatgtgcttttttatttttacataaagaaataaatcttGGAACAATATTTGATTTCCATAACCCCCAAATTCAGTTATGTAACTCTTTATGGAATCATAAACCACAGTTTGAGTTCTAGATTGGATGTTATAACAATCAGATTTAGAACTGATTATATGCCaagaaacaaaaagtaatttttaataactgtCTGGCAGGAGATCTCTAATGAGGTACCCTTGTGTGATCCTCTATTATTTTAAAggtgtatttaaaaatttttttaaatgtatttttattctaaacttaacaAACGTCAATAAAATGGGCAATTCCAtttcagaataaaatgaaataaaaaagaatctacatggAATTATGAATCTGTTACATACAATTtacttgtctttttaaaatatctaatcaATTCGATTGTGTAACTTTCAAAGCTGACTTTCTAGTCTGATTCTTATCTATCTTTTATAACCCCCAAGTTTAGCATAATAGTTGGAATAGACTAagattgcttaataaatgcttgttaactcaCTGGCTGCCTCCtctgagcatttttaaaaatgtttcaattatcatcttttctttcttttctcagaagGAGGAGCCTACTCTATCCTAGTTCCCATATCCTTTTTACCTACCTCACAAGCCCTCCAATGAatataactttccttttttttgataatttttttccaatcaagcctgtgctatttacatttttatcacTAACTTGGATAAAGGTAAGGATGGCTTGCTCACCAAATTTGTAGATGACATTAAGCTAAAAAGAGTAGATAAAACACTGTATGACAGTCAGGATCCAAAATGCTTTGCATAACACTGCATAGATTTATCATTGGGCTAAATCTAATTAGGTGAACTGCAAGCCTCTTTCACTTATTTTACCACTGTGGTACAAGTATACAAGCAACTTCCTCAGAAAGTATTCC from Sminthopsis crassicaudata isolate SCR6 chromosome 3, ASM4859323v1, whole genome shotgun sequence includes these protein-coding regions:
- the CMKLR2 gene encoding chemerin-like receptor 2; this encodes MEEFEYLFDDSENYTYSFEYSQEEQELEEKAHLGTVQWISLVLYSLAFVLGVPGNAIVIWFTGFKWKKTVATLWFLNLAIADLIFVLFLPLYISYVAMNFHWPFGTWLCKANSFIALLNMFASVFFLTVISLDRYIHLIHPIFSQRYRTLKNALFVIGLVWLMAFMIAGPALYFRETLNFNNHTICYNNFHQNDTSIILMRHHVLTWIKFVFGYLLPLLTMIICYSLLVLQVKKRATLTSSKHFWTILAVVLAFIICWTPFHLFSIWELSIHHSNHFHHVLQAGLPLSTGLAFFNSCLNPLLYVLISKKFQTRFRTSVAELLKHTLREVSWSGTMTEQFKHSETKNLCLLEMTQ